The stretch of DNA GTATTCTTAAAGCGTTGTGGCCATAGTATAAACCATAAGCGTGTAGCAAGGCTAATTTGCTTAATGGGACTGGAGGCTATATACCCTAAAAGAAAACTAAGTCGAAAGGACAAGGAGCATATAATATATCCATACCTACTGAAGGAGCTGGAAATAACAAGGAGTAATCAGACAACAAAGTAGAAATCGGCACGCCTCTGGATTATGGGGCTATCCAACAATTCGGGGGTAAGGCAGGGAGGAATAAGCGAGTTAACCTGCACGTCTATTTCTCATGATTCAGGATGAGGATGTTGTTTTGATTAGCAAAGAATTAAAAGACTATTTAGAGGGGATTACTTAAAAAACTTAAAAAGAGCGAAGATAATTCCTATTTGGCTTGCCCAAAATATAAACAACCATCTTAATGTTTCAGATTTGGATTTTTCTATCTCTGCTTTTACAGATTCTATTTTGATTTCAAGATTTGATATATCTTCTTTTGTCGCAAGCCCCTTTTTTGCTTCTGTATCAATTTTATTAATCACCTCAACAAAAGCATCAGTGCCCTCATCGCCTAATTTCTCTCTTAAAGGCCTTGGAATCGTTATTACTGTCATAACTTCTATATCACGCTAAAAATTTCCTGTCATCACCCTTGACAATTCCCTATCGGAGTGGCTAAAGGGTAATTTCTATAGTCAACAATGGTCAACAGCCCTTTTTAAAAACTCCTCAGAGAATCTTTATAGAATGGCTAATTAAAAGGTAATAGCTGGTGCCCTCTGCGAGATTCGAACTCACGACCCCAGGATTAGGAATCCTGTGCTCTATCCTACTGAGCTAAGAGGGCTGCCCACGAAAGTTTACATGTTTTTTGTTTTTATTGTCAAATTAAATTGCAGCTTTGATTTTCTCACAGTTACTACTATGGGCAGCATTTGTTATCTAACTTTTTTCTGCTAAATATGCTAACATAGCTCAGTTTAACTTTTAATATTAAATTTTACTTTAGAATGCGATAAGAAAATGATTAAACGGCTACTTTTAAAAAAAGACATAAATTCGCTTTTATCAGGGGCATTCGATGAGTCCACTGGGCTCAAAAGAGCGCTGAGTACCTTTGAGTTGGTTTCACTCGGTGTGGGTGGAATTGTAGGGGCAGGCATTTTTGTGTTGACAGGTAATGCCGCAGCCCAGTATGCAGGGCCTGCTGTGACGCTGTCTTTTTTGCTTGCGCTTGTGGCCTGTGGTTTTGCAGGGTTTTGTTATGCAGAGCTTGCCTCTATGATACCGGTTGCAGGGAGCGCTTACACGTATGCCTATGCCTCTATGGGCGAATTTATAGCGTGGATAATTGGCTGGGACCTCATCCTTGAATACTTCCTCGGTGCTACCACAGTAGCCATAGGCTGGTCAGGTTACGTTGTCAGTTTCCTGAAAGACTTAGATATCACTTTTCCCAAAAAACTAAGCGGACCTCTCATTTCTTATGATGCCACGCTGCATAGTTGGCATTTAACCGGAAATATCTTTAATTTACCTGCCTTTACCATTATATTTATAGTAACCATCCTGCTGATTACCGGCATAAGAGCCTCATCACGAGCCAACACTGCTATTGTGGTAATAAAGGTTGCTATCTTACTTGTGTTTATAACAACTGGCCTTTTTTACATAAAACCGGAGCTCTGGCATCCGTTTATACCACCAAACACGGGGACATTCGGTTCGTTTGGAATGAGCGGCATACTCAGGGCGGCTGGGCTTGTTTTCTTTGCCTATATCGGCTTTGACAGTGTTTCCACTGCGGCATCTGAGGCTAAAAATCCTCAAAAATCACTACCAGTGGGTATATTAGGCAGCCTTGCTATTTGCACCTTACTATACATATCAGTCTCACTCATTTTGACAGGTATCGTGCATTATTCAAAATTAGGCGGACCTGCTCCCATTGCAACTGCCACTGACGCTATGGGGCTTACGTTTCTGGCCACACTCATCAAGATAGGTGCAATTGCAGGACTTACCTCTGTTATCCTTGTTCTTATCTTAGGACAGACCAGGATTTTTTACGCAATGTCTAAGGACAACCTGCTTCCTCCGATGTTTTCACTTATTCATAAAAGATACAGAACCCCGCACGTGTCAACCATAGTAGTGGGTGTTGCCGCCTCTTTAGC from Nitrospirota bacterium encodes:
- a CDS encoding transposase; this encodes MPRSSYYYKSRGNSAYNVMLMNIIDKQYTERPFYGVRRMTVFLKRCGHSINHKRVARLICLMGLEAIYPKRKLSRKDKEHIIYPYLLKELEITRSNQTTK
- a CDS encoding amino acid permease → MIKRLLLKKDINSLLSGAFDESTGLKRALSTFELVSLGVGGIVGAGIFVLTGNAAAQYAGPAVTLSFLLALVACGFAGFCYAELASMIPVAGSAYTYAYASMGEFIAWIIGWDLILEYFLGATTVAIGWSGYVVSFLKDLDITFPKKLSGPLISYDATLHSWHLTGNIFNLPAFTIIFIVTILLITGIRASSRANTAIVVIKVAILLVFITTGLFYIKPELWHPFIPPNTGTFGSFGMSGILRAAGLVFFAYIGFDSVSTAASEAKNPQKSLPVGILGSLAICTLLYISVSLILTGIVHYSKLGGPAPIATATDAMGLTFLATLIKIGAIAGLTSVILVLILGQTRIFYAMSKDNLLPPMFSLIHKRYRTPHVSTIVVGVAASLASTLLPIDIVSELVSIGTLLAFFIVCAGVLILKYTRPEIKRIFRVPWGPVIPVGGMISCLYLMAALPSGTWYRLVIWLILGLIVYFTYSIKKSSLNKIT